A window of the Candidatus Nitrosotalea okcheonensis genome harbors these coding sequences:
- a CDS encoding CBS domain-containing protein: MTKFVTYTTPVITLGSENSIHETISLMKKNDIKRIVVINDVNIPVGIVTERDIGKFLESDRTTRTLDKITLNEIMSRHIITITNDQEELLVQCAIRMDAFQISSIVVVDNDGELIGIVTKSDLVKSFSTSFRGIYKVKNYMNTKMITCRKSDSLPFALSALNKNMISRLVVTDNDGKPVGVISYDTFLKNSEYFKFGTRTETALEYLPLKTSAKELQVGDLIGDELLTIESEEDLAKAAKLMTQYKISGVPVVDHRGNLEGMISATDVIHAYHEVKVHAVMQKQDPHFT; the protein is encoded by the coding sequence ATGACAAAATTTGTTACTTATACTACTCCTGTCATAACATTAGGTTCTGAGAACAGTATTCATGAAACAATATCACTGATGAAAAAAAATGATATAAAACGAATTGTTGTGATAAATGACGTCAATATTCCAGTTGGCATAGTAACTGAGCGTGACATTGGCAAGTTTTTGGAAAGTGATAGAACAACAAGAACTTTGGATAAGATAACCCTCAACGAGATAATGAGTAGACATATCATAACAATCACCAATGACCAGGAGGAACTTTTAGTACAATGTGCAATACGAATGGACGCATTTCAGATAAGCTCCATTGTAGTTGTAGATAACGATGGAGAACTGATAGGAATTGTTACAAAATCGGATCTTGTAAAAAGTTTCTCAACATCATTCAGAGGCATCTATAAAGTTAAAAATTACATGAATACCAAGATGATAACATGCCGCAAATCGGATTCACTGCCATTTGCACTTAGCGCATTGAATAAAAATATGATATCAAGGCTTGTTGTAACTGATAACGATGGCAAGCCAGTAGGAGTAATCAGTTATGATACATTTTTGAAAAATAGCGAGTATTTTAAGTTTGGAACAAGAACTGAAACCGCATTAGAATATCTACCATTGAAAACTTCTGCCAAAGAATTACAAGTAGGTGACTTGATTGGTGATGAGCTTCTTACAATTGAATCGGAAGAGGATCTTGCAAAAGCAGCCAAGTTAATGACACAGTACAAGATAAGTGGTGTTCCAGTAGTAGATCATAGAGGAAACCTAGAGGGAATGATTAGTGCTACAGATGTCATTCATGCATATCATGAAGTAAAAGTTCATGCAGTAATGCAAAAACAGGATCCACATTTTACATGA